GCCAATCGCCTGCTTTCCTACAACATGGACAACAGCGCCACCCTGCGCACCGGCGTGACGATCACCGGCATGCAGTCCGGTGAAAACATGGTCGGCATCGACTATCGCCCTGCCGACGGCCTGCTGTACGGCGTGGGCAGCACGGGACGGCTATATACGATCGATCCGACCACCGGCGTGGCCACCCAGAAGTCAACCCTGAGCGCCGACGCCACCGATACCACCAATCCCTTCACCGCCATGGCCGGGACCGAGTTTGGCGTGGACTTCAACCCCGTGCCTGACCGCCTGCGCGTTGTCAGCAACACGGGCCAGAACCTGCGCATCAATGTCGACACGGGCGCCACCACCACCGACGGCAATATCAACGGCGGCGCGGCCAACACCGTCCTCACGGCCGCCGCCTACACCAACTCCTTCGCCGGCACCGGCAGCACCACCCTGTTCGTGCTCGATGGTGCCAATGGCACGCTGTATACCCAGAACCCGCCCAACGACGGCACCCTCGCGTCGCCGGTGGCACTGGGCGTGACCGCCACCAGCGTGGGGGCGTTTGATATCGACGCGCGCAACAACCGTGGCTACGCCGTCATGACAGTTGGCGGCGTGCGCGGCATCTATGCCATCAACCTGGGCGTCACCACGGGCGCTGCCACCCTGGTCAATTCCATCGCCGCCATGGAAGACGTGCGTGGCATCGCCATTCGTACGCCCGCTGCGCCCACCGTGTTCGGCCTGACCAGCACCAACCGCCTGGTATCGTTCCGCCCTGCCACGCCCAACACCCTGGCCACCGACGTGGCAGTGACCGGCACCGCCAGCGGCGAGCGCCTGATCGGCATCGACGTGCGCCCGCGCGACGGCGCCATGATCGGCATCGCCGCCTCGGGCCGCATCTACACCATCGACACAGCCACTGGTGCGGCCACCCTCAAGGCCACGCTGGCTGCCGATGCGACCGACGCCACCGCGCCATTTACCGCCATCGCCGGCACCGAATTCGCTGTCGACTTCAACCCCGTGGCCGATCGCCTGCGCGTGATCAGCAACAGTGGCCAGAACCTGCGCATCAACGTCGACACCGGCGCCACCACGACCGACGGCACCATCAACCGCGCGCCCGCCCTGCCCGCCGTAACCGCTGCCGCCTACACCAACAGCTTTGCCGGCACCACCTCCACCATGCTGCTGGTGGCCGATGCCGACAGCGACAGCCTGGCGCTGCAAAATCCGCCCAATGACGGCACGCTGGTCAATATCGGCGGCTTCGGGCTCGATGTCAGCGGCGACGTGGGCATGGACATTGCCGGTGGCGCCAACGGCCTGGTACTGGCCGCCCTGCGCCCCGCGGGCGGGCCTGTCACCCTGTACCGCGTGAATGCGGCCACCGGCGCCGCCACGCCGGTCAATGGCAGCACCAATGCGGCCCTGTCGGCCATTGGCACCGGTGCGGTGGACCTGGTCGACATCGCCATCGTGCTCAAATAAGCGGGCACACCCCGTCGCGCGGCAGGTGACGGGGTAGCGCAATTCATCCTCAGCGCATCGTGCCTTCACATTGCGGCCCTAAAGTGCAGCTATCGACTTTAACCAGGATGGGGATCATCATGAATACAACGATGGGCAATGGCCGCGGTGGCGCCGAAAACAACATCAGCCGGGAT
This region of Massilia sp. PAMC28688 genomic DNA includes:
- a CDS encoding DUF4394 domain-containing protein, with protein sequence MHAPTLPKLLLASAIALSLAACGSDDDAASDTPPVVTTPIPPVEAGDTVILTSANRLLSYNMDNSATLRTGVTITGMQSGENMVGIDYRPADGLLYGVGSTGRLYTIDPTTGVATQKSTLSADATDTTNPFTAMAGTEFGVDFNPVPDRLRVVSNTGQNLRINVDTGATTTDGNINGGAANTVLTAAAYTNSFAGTGSTTLFVLDGANGTLYTQNPPNDGTLASPVALGVTATSVGAFDIDARNNRGYAVMTVGGVRGIYAINLGVTTGAATLVNSIAAMEDVRGIAIRTPAAPTVFGLTSTNRLVSFRPATPNTLATDVAVTGTASGERLIGIDVRPRDGAMIGIAASGRIYTIDTATGAATLKATLAADATDATAPFTAIAGTEFAVDFNPVADRLRVISNSGQNLRINVDTGATTTDGTINRAPALPAVTAAAYTNSFAGTTSTMLLVADADSDSLALQNPPNDGTLVNIGGFGLDVSGDVGMDIAGGANGLVLAALRPAGGPVTLYRVNAATGAATPVNGSTNAALSAIGTGAVDLVDIAIVLK